A window of Pantoea agglomerans contains these coding sequences:
- a CDS encoding amidohydrolase/deacetylase family metallohydrolase, producing the protein MFDLILRRARLTDERQVDIALQEGKIAAIGDSLQGEAKSERDLAGRCYVSAGWIDSHVHCYPKSPIYHDEPDAIGVASGVTTVIDAGSTGADHIDDFYAITRAASTQVYALINIARTGIVTQNELADMQQIDGDAVQQAVERLPDFIVGLKARMSSSVVGENGIQPLIKAKAIQKQAGDLPLMVHIGNNPPDLAEIADRLSAGDIITHCFNGKPNRVLTPQGQLKASVQNAIARGVKMDVGHGSASFSFEVARVAIAQGILPDTISSDIYCRNRLNGPVHSLAHVMSKFFSVGMTLQQVIDCVTWKAADGLRLARKGRLAVGFDADLTLFSVTDAPRLFVDSEGEQVVGEKHLTPLAAVVAGEWFLTEEGKANVFDL; encoded by the coding sequence ATGTTCGATCTGATTCTTCGCCGCGCGCGGCTGACGGATGAGCGGCAGGTGGATATTGCGCTGCAGGAGGGCAAAATCGCCGCCATCGGCGACAGCCTGCAGGGCGAAGCGAAAAGCGAACGCGATCTGGCCGGACGCTGCTACGTCAGCGCGGGCTGGATCGATTCTCACGTCCACTGCTACCCCAAATCGCCCATCTACCACGATGAGCCGGACGCGATCGGCGTCGCCTCCGGCGTGACTACGGTGATCGACGCGGGCAGCACCGGCGCTGACCATATCGATGATTTTTATGCCATTACCCGCGCTGCCAGCACCCAGGTTTACGCGCTGATTAACATCGCACGCACCGGCATTGTGACGCAGAACGAGCTGGCGGATATGCAGCAGATCGACGGCGACGCGGTGCAGCAGGCCGTTGAGCGGCTGCCCGACTTTATCGTCGGCCTGAAGGCGCGTATGAGCAGCAGCGTGGTCGGTGAAAACGGCATTCAGCCGCTGATCAAAGCCAAAGCGATCCAGAAACAGGCGGGGGATCTGCCGCTGATGGTGCATATCGGCAATAACCCGCCGGATCTGGCGGAGATCGCCGATCGCCTCAGCGCGGGCGATATCATCACCCACTGTTTTAACGGCAAGCCCAACCGCGTGCTGACGCCGCAGGGCCAACTCAAAGCCTCGGTACAGAACGCCATCGCGCGCGGCGTAAAGATGGATGTCGGCCACGGCAGCGCCAGCTTCAGCTTCGAGGTGGCGCGCGTCGCCATCGCGCAGGGCATTCTGCCCGACACCATCAGCTCGGATATCTACTGCCGCAACCGTCTCAATGGCCCAGTGCATAGCCTGGCGCACGTCATGTCGAAATTTTTTAGCGTTGGCATGACGCTGCAGCAGGTGATCGACTGCGTCACCTGGAAGGCGGCGGACGGGCTGCGCCTGGCGCGCAAGGGGCGTCTGGCGGTCGGTTTCGACGCCGATCTCACCCTTTTCAGCGTGACCGACGCGCCGCGCCTGTTCGTTGATTCGGAAGGCGAGCAGGTTGTCGGAGAGAAACATCTTACGCCGCTGGCCGCCGTGGTGGCGGGCGAGTGGTTCCTGACAGAAGAAGGGAAAGCCAATGTCTTCGATCTATGA
- a CDS encoding BglG family transcription antiterminator, protein MRFPNQRLAQLFDALQNETLPQDELARRFAVSTRTVRADISALNALLAEHGAQFVLNRGAGYQLKIDDAQRFQRLERQSRSPLRVPRTSAERVRYMLTRFLTAAWSLKLEDLADEWFVSRATLQNDMTEVREWLARYHLTIESKPHYGMKLFGSEVAIRTCLTDLLWQIDQEQADSPLITIEALHSNILETLRPLLQQCLTRHNVRLSDEGERYLRLYCAVAVRRISEGYPLSDPGAEDVGLDVREAAHELINLLRPLVGKPVSPAEEGWLRVNIAARQMQEVAPSTINADDADALVDYLLSYINTHYNYNLQGDEQLRADLLTHIKTMITRVRYQIHIPNPLLSNIKQHYPMAYDVTLAAVSSWGKYTPYVISENEIGFLVLHIGVGLERHYDVGYQRRPQVLLVCDSGNSTLRMIEAMLLRKYPQLQVTGRLSQRDYEARTRIDEDFVISTTRLSEKDKPVVVISPFPTGFQLEQIGKLVLVDRTRPYMLEKFFDAQHFLIVDKPMTQSQLFRQLCDQLEAEGFVDASFYPSVEEREAIVSTMLGEGIALPHSLGLLAKKTVVYTVLAPQGIAWGDDTASVIFLLAISKSEYEEAMAIYDLFVTFMRERAMTRLRDSQDFAAFKAVAIECLGRL, encoded by the coding sequence GTGAGATTTCCAAATCAACGCCTTGCGCAACTGTTTGACGCCCTGCAAAACGAAACGCTGCCTCAGGATGAGCTGGCGCGGCGCTTCGCCGTTTCAACGCGCACCGTGCGCGCCGATATCAGCGCGTTGAACGCGCTGCTGGCAGAGCACGGCGCGCAGTTCGTGCTCAACCGCGGCGCGGGCTATCAGCTTAAAATCGACGACGCGCAGCGCTTCCAGCGTCTGGAGCGGCAAAGCCGTTCGCCGCTGCGCGTGCCGCGCACCTCTGCCGAACGGGTGCGCTATATGCTGACGCGCTTTCTGACCGCCGCCTGGTCGCTCAAGCTGGAGGATCTGGCCGATGAGTGGTTCGTCAGCCGCGCCACGCTGCAAAACGATATGACCGAGGTGCGCGAGTGGCTGGCGCGCTATCACCTGACTATCGAGAGCAAGCCCCACTACGGCATGAAGCTGTTCGGCAGCGAAGTGGCGATCCGCACCTGCCTGACCGATCTGCTGTGGCAGATCGATCAGGAGCAGGCCGACAGCCCGCTGATCACCATTGAAGCGCTGCACAGCAATATTCTGGAGACGCTGCGTCCGCTGCTGCAGCAGTGCCTGACGCGCCATAACGTTCGCCTCAGCGACGAGGGGGAGCGCTATCTGCGCCTCTACTGCGCCGTGGCGGTGCGGCGCATCAGCGAAGGCTATCCGCTGAGCGATCCCGGCGCGGAGGATGTCGGGCTGGACGTACGCGAGGCGGCGCACGAGCTGATTAATCTGCTGCGGCCGCTGGTGGGCAAGCCGGTGTCGCCGGCGGAAGAGGGCTGGCTACGCGTCAATATTGCGGCGCGCCAGATGCAGGAGGTGGCGCCGAGCACCATCAACGCCGATGACGCCGACGCGCTGGTGGACTATCTGCTGAGCTATATCAACACCCACTACAACTACAACCTGCAGGGCGACGAACAGCTGCGCGCCGATCTGCTGACGCACATTAAAACCATGATCACCCGCGTGCGCTATCAGATCCATATCCCTAATCCGCTGCTGAGCAATATCAAACAGCACTACCCGATGGCCTATGACGTGACGCTGGCGGCGGTCTCCAGCTGGGGCAAATACACGCCTTACGTTATCAGCGAGAATGAGATCGGCTTTCTGGTGCTGCATATCGGCGTCGGGCTGGAGCGCCACTACGACGTCGGCTACCAGCGCCGTCCGCAGGTGCTGCTGGTGTGCGACAGCGGCAACTCCACGCTGCGGATGATTGAGGCGATGCTGCTGCGCAAATATCCGCAGCTGCAGGTCACCGGTCGGCTGTCGCAGCGCGACTATGAGGCGCGCACGCGCATCGACGAAGATTTCGTTATCTCTACCACGCGGCTAAGCGAGAAGGATAAGCCGGTGGTGGTGATATCGCCGTTTCCCACCGGCTTCCAGCTGGAGCAGATCGGCAAGCTGGTGCTGGTGGATCGCACCCGCCCCTATATGCTGGAGAAGTTTTTCGACGCGCAGCACTTCCTGATCGTCGATAAGCCGATGACGCAGTCGCAGCTGTTTCGTCAGCTGTGCGACCAGCTGGAGGCGGAGGGGTTTGTCGACGCGAGCTTTTATCCCTCGGTAGAGGAGCGCGAGGCGATCGTCAGCACCATGCTGGGCGAGGGCATCGCGCTGCCGCACTCGCTCGGCCTGCTGGCGAAAAAGACCGTGGTCTATACGGTGCTGGCACCGCAGGGCATCGCGTGGGGCGACGATACCGCGTCGGTGATCTTCCTGCTGGCGATCAGTAAAAGCGAGTATGAAGAGGCGATGGCGATCTACGATCTCTTCGTGACCTTTATGCGCGAAAGGGCGATGACCCGGCTGCGTGACAGCCAGGATTTTGCCGCCTTCAAGGCGGTGGCGATTGAGTGTCTGGGGCGGCTGTAA
- the diaA gene encoding DnaA initiator-associating protein DiaA — protein MQDRIKACFTESIQTQIAAAEALPDAISRAAMTLVQCLLNGNKILSCGNGASAANAQHFAASMINRFETERPSLPALALSADNVMLTAIGNDRQHDEIYAKQVRALGQTGDVLLAISTRGNTRDIVKAVEAAVTRDMTIVALTGYDGGELAGLLGPHDVEIRIPSHRSARIHEMHMLTLNCLCDLIDNTLFPHQE, from the coding sequence GTGCAGGACAGAATTAAAGCGTGTTTTACTGAAAGTATTCAAACCCAGATTGCCGCCGCAGAAGCGCTGCCGGATGCCATTTCCCGCGCCGCGATGACGCTGGTGCAGTGCCTGCTTAACGGCAATAAAATCCTCAGCTGCGGCAACGGCGCATCGGCCGCCAACGCGCAGCATTTCGCCGCCAGCATGATCAACCGCTTCGAGACCGAGCGCCCCAGCCTGCCTGCGCTGGCGCTCAGCGCGGACAACGTGATGCTGACGGCGATCGGCAACGATCGTCAACACGATGAAATCTACGCCAAACAGGTACGCGCGCTGGGTCAGACCGGCGACGTCCTGCTGGCAATCTCCACCCGCGGCAACACGCGCGATATCGTTAAAGCGGTGGAAGCCGCGGTTACCCGTGATATGACCATCGTTGCGCTTACCGGCTATGACGGCGGCGAGCTGGCGGGCCTGCTCGGCCCGCACGACGTGGAAATTCGCATTCCGTCGCACCGCAGCGCCCGCATCCATGAGATGCATATGCTGACGCTGAACTGTCTGTGCGATCTGATTGATAACACCCTGTTTCCCCACCAGGAATGA
- a CDS encoding pirin family protein — protein sequence MITTRSASACGQADFGWLQARYSFSFGHYFDPKLMGYASLRVLNQEVLAPGAAFQPRTYPQVDVLNIVLQGEAEYRDSEGNHIVAREGEALLLATQQGVSYSEINLRKDQPLTRMQIWLAACPERENPTLQKIALSEHGHLQLIASPDGAGNSLQLRQQVWVHQLLLAPGEEQSLTLRGPRAYLQSIHGSLEAVTHEDRHEKLGCGDGAFLQEEQQIRLRAKTATRALVIDIPV from the coding sequence ATGATAACGACGCGCAGTGCGTCCGCGTGCGGTCAGGCCGATTTTGGCTGGTTGCAGGCACGCTACAGTTTCTCTTTTGGTCACTATTTCGATCCCAAATTAATGGGCTACGCCTCGCTACGGGTGCTGAATCAGGAAGTGCTGGCGCCAGGGGCCGCCTTTCAGCCGCGCACCTATCCACAGGTCGACGTGCTGAATATCGTGCTGCAGGGCGAGGCGGAGTACCGCGACAGCGAAGGCAACCATATCGTCGCGCGCGAGGGCGAAGCGCTGCTGCTTGCCACGCAGCAGGGCGTCAGCTACAGCGAAATCAACCTGCGTAAGGATCAGCCGCTGACGCGCATGCAGATCTGGCTGGCCGCCTGTCCCGAGCGGGAAAACCCGACGCTGCAAAAGATCGCGCTGTCGGAGCATGGCCATCTGCAGCTGATCGCCTCGCCGGACGGCGCGGGCAACAGCCTGCAGCTGCGTCAGCAGGTGTGGGTGCATCAGCTGCTGCTGGCGCCGGGCGAAGAGCAGTCGCTGACGCTGCGCGGGCCGCGCGCCTATCTGCAGTCGATTCACGGCTCGCTGGAGGCGGTGACGCACGAGGATCGTCATGAGAAGCTGGGCTGTGGCGACGGGGCGTTTTTGCAGGAGGAGCAGCAGATCCGGCTGCGGGCAAAAACCGCGACGCGGGCGCTGGTGATCGATATACCGGTGTAA
- a CDS encoding LysR family transcriptional regulator, producing the protein MAKERALTLEALRVMDAIDRRGSFAAAADELGRVPSALSYTMQKLEEELDVVLFDRSGHRTKFTNVGRMLLERGRVLLEAADKLTTDAEALARGWETHLTIVTEALVPTDALFPLVEKLSEKANTQISLITEVLAGAWERLEQGRADIVIAPDMHFRASTEINTRKLYTMMSVYVASADHPIHNEPEPQSEVTRVKYRGIAVADTARERPVLTVQLLDKQQRLTVSSMDDKRRALLAGLGVATMPYSLVEKDIAEGRLRVVSPEYTREVDIIMAWRRDSMGEAKAWCLREIPRLLAKKS; encoded by the coding sequence ATGGCTAAAGAGCGTGCCTTAACCCTTGAAGCGCTGCGCGTTATGGATGCAATCGATCGCCGCGGCAGTTTTGCGGCGGCGGCGGACGAGCTGGGGCGCGTCCCGTCGGCGCTCAGCTACACCATGCAAAAGCTGGAAGAGGAGCTGGATGTGGTGCTGTTCGACCGCTCTGGCCACCGAACGAAATTCACCAACGTCGGGCGCATGCTGCTGGAGCGCGGGCGCGTGCTGCTGGAGGCGGCAGACAAGCTCACCACCGACGCCGAAGCGCTGGCACGCGGCTGGGAAACCCACCTGACTATCGTCACCGAAGCGCTGGTGCCGACCGACGCCCTCTTCCCGCTGGTAGAGAAGCTGTCGGAAAAAGCCAACACCCAGATTTCATTGATCACCGAAGTGCTGGCGGGCGCGTGGGAGCGGCTGGAGCAGGGCCGCGCCGATATCGTCATCGCCCCGGATATGCACTTCCGCGCCTCCACCGAAATCAATACCCGCAAGCTCTACACCATGATGAGCGTCTATGTCGCCAGCGCTGACCACCCTATTCACAACGAGCCGGAACCCCAGTCGGAGGTGACGCGCGTGAAGTATCGCGGCATTGCGGTGGCCGATACGGCGCGCGAGCGCCCGGTGCTGACGGTGCAGCTGCTGGATAAACAGCAGCGTCTGACGGTCAGCAGCATGGATGACAAGCGCCGCGCGCTGCTGGCGGGGCTGGGCGTCGCTACCATGCCCTATTCGCTGGTGGAGAAGGATATAGCGGAAGGTCGGCTGCGCGTCGTCAGCCCGGAATATACCCGCGAAGTCGATATTATTATGGCGTGGCGCCGCGACAGCATGGGCGAAGCCAAAGCCTGGTGCCTGCGCGAGATCCCGCGTCTGCTGGCGAAAAAAAGCTAG
- the dagF gene encoding 2-dehydro-3-deoxy-phosphogluconate aldolase produces MKLTPNFYQDRLCLNVLAGSKANARAIWEAAEGHVLVGVLSKNYSSNEAAIADMRDYAALIDNALSVGLGAGDPNQSKMVSEISAVLQPQHVNQVFTGVATSRALLGQSQTVVNGLISPSGIPGVVKISTGPLSSQGRDALVPIESAIALLKDMGGSSVKYFPMGGLKAVDEYRAVAQACAAHDFWLEPTGGIDLDNVEAILRIALEAGVSKIIPHVYSSIIDPASGDTRVEDVRQLLAICKKLLP; encoded by the coding sequence ATGAAGCTGACCCCCAATTTCTATCAGGATCGCCTGTGCCTTAACGTGCTGGCCGGATCGAAAGCCAACGCGCGCGCCATCTGGGAAGCGGCGGAAGGGCACGTGCTGGTGGGCGTGCTGTCAAAGAACTACAGCAGCAACGAAGCGGCTATCGCCGATATGCGCGACTATGCCGCGCTGATCGACAATGCGCTCTCGGTGGGACTCGGCGCGGGCGACCCGAATCAGTCAAAAATGGTGAGCGAGATTTCCGCCGTGCTGCAGCCGCAGCATGTAAACCAGGTCTTTACCGGCGTCGCCACCAGCCGCGCGCTGCTGGGCCAGTCGCAAACCGTGGTCAACGGTTTGATTTCGCCGTCCGGCATACCGGGCGTGGTAAAAATTTCCACCGGCCCGCTCAGCTCGCAGGGCAGAGACGCGCTGGTGCCGATTGAGAGCGCCATCGCGCTGCTCAAGGACATGGGCGGCAGCTCGGTGAAATATTTCCCGATGGGCGGGCTAAAGGCGGTGGACGAGTACCGCGCCGTCGCTCAGGCGTGCGCGGCGCATGACTTCTGGCTGGAGCCGACCGGCGGCATCGATCTCGATAACGTTGAAGCGATCCTGCGCATCGCGCTGGAGGCGGGCGTCAGTAAAATCATCCCGCACGTCTACAGCTCTATTATCGATCCCGCCAGCGGCGACACGCGCGTCGAAGATGTGCGCCAGCTGCTGGCCATTTGCAAAAAACTGCTGCCGTAA
- a CDS encoding penicillin-binding protein activator produces MLPSKVVRHKAGRFVPVLLAGLILAACSGQGPQTSNVNIQGPITGGSDYYLQQVQQSSDDSRTDWQLLAIRALMKEGKYPQAGQQLNLLPSQLSDTQQQELLLLKSQFLFSQQNVPGATQLLNQVKVDDLSKEQQARYYGLQIAAAQGKPSLTLLRAYIAQEPLLSGDDRQKNIDATWQTLTQMTPQEASSLVINADENTLQGWLDLLNVWRANAQDGEMLKSALKDWQTRYPQNPAAKTLPTPLSQAQNYTKASTSTIALLLPLNGQAQVFASAIQKGFNDAKNGALNAAPQPAAQPATQSAAADSAQPANPPAAAESAPAGEANAVVSPAAAAITPEAAQQPAAAQPQPAASAPSSSAQVKVYDTSSQSIQQVMQQAQQDGATLVVGPLLKNNVETVANSQTPLNVLALNAPEQIQNHPNICYFALSPEDEARDAAHHMWNQGKRQPLLLVPRSSFGDRVVNAFAQEWQKLGGSAPLQQRFGSTAELKQGINSGAGITLSGTPVNVQPAAADSQGVTIAGLNIPAPQQQSEPAAASGGGVDSVYIVSTQDELQLIKPMIAMRTGSRSAASLYASSRSYQAGAGPDFRLEMEGLQFSDIPLLSGRNPALMQRAAQSFNNDYSLVRLYAMGIDAWTLANSFNQMRQTPGFTIDGNTGKLSANQDCVINRTLSWSQYRQGEIVPAS; encoded by the coding sequence ATGCTTCCTTCAAAAGTCGTTCGTCATAAAGCAGGACGCTTTGTGCCTGTCCTTCTTGCTGGGCTGATTTTAGCCGCCTGTAGCGGTCAGGGGCCGCAAACCTCAAACGTAAATATTCAGGGGCCCATTACCGGCGGGTCTGATTACTATCTGCAGCAAGTGCAGCAAAGCAGCGATGATAGCAGGACAGACTGGCAATTACTTGCCATCCGTGCCCTGATGAAAGAAGGAAAGTATCCTCAAGCCGGCCAGCAGCTGAACCTGCTGCCGAGCCAGCTCAGCGACACGCAACAGCAGGAGCTGCTGCTGCTTAAATCGCAGTTCCTGTTTAGCCAGCAGAACGTGCCAGGGGCGACGCAGCTGCTGAATCAGGTCAAGGTGGACGATCTGTCGAAAGAGCAGCAGGCGCGCTACTATGGCCTGCAGATCGCCGCCGCGCAGGGCAAACCCTCGCTGACGCTGCTGCGCGCCTATATTGCGCAGGAGCCGCTGCTGAGCGGCGACGATCGTCAGAAAAACATCGACGCCACCTGGCAGACGCTGACGCAGATGACGCCGCAGGAGGCGAGCAGCCTGGTGATCAACGCCGATGAAAACACCCTGCAGGGCTGGCTGGATCTGCTTAACGTCTGGCGCGCCAACGCGCAGGACGGCGAGATGCTGAAGTCCGCCCTGAAAGACTGGCAGACGCGCTATCCGCAAAACCCGGCGGCTAAAACCCTGCCGACGCCGCTGAGCCAGGCGCAGAACTACACCAAAGCCTCAACCAGCACTATTGCGCTGCTGCTGCCGCTGAACGGTCAGGCGCAGGTTTTCGCCAGCGCCATTCAAAAAGGCTTTAACGATGCGAAAAATGGCGCGCTGAACGCCGCGCCGCAGCCTGCCGCACAGCCCGCGACCCAGTCGGCCGCCGCGGATAGCGCGCAGCCTGCGAACCCGCCAGCTGCCGCGGAAAGCGCGCCAGCCGGTGAAGCCAACGCCGTGGTCAGCCCGGCTGCCGCCGCCATCACGCCAGAGGCGGCCCAGCAGCCCGCTGCCGCACAGCCTCAGCCAGCGGCCAGCGCGCCCTCCAGCAGCGCTCAGGTCAAGGTGTACGACACCAGCAGCCAGTCGATTCAGCAGGTTATGCAGCAGGCGCAGCAGGATGGCGCGACCCTGGTGGTCGGCCCGCTGCTGAAAAATAATGTCGAAACGGTCGCCAACAGCCAGACGCCGCTCAACGTGCTGGCGCTCAACGCGCCGGAGCAGATCCAGAACCATCCGAATATTTGCTATTTTGCGCTTTCTCCTGAAGACGAAGCGCGCGATGCCGCGCACCATATGTGGAACCAGGGCAAGCGCCAGCCGCTGCTGCTGGTGCCGCGCAGCAGCTTCGGCGATCGCGTGGTCAACGCCTTTGCGCAGGAGTGGCAGAAGCTGGGCGGCTCGGCGCCGCTGCAGCAACGCTTCGGCTCGACCGCTGAGCTGAAACAGGGGATCAACAGCGGCGCGGGCATTACGCTGAGCGGCACGCCGGTCAATGTCCAGCCTGCCGCAGCTGACTCCCAGGGCGTGACTATTGCCGGACTGAATATTCCGGCGCCGCAGCAGCAGAGCGAGCCGGCGGCAGCGAGCGGCGGCGGCGTCGATTCGGTCTATATCGTCTCGACGCAGGATGAGCTGCAGCTGATCAAGCCGATGATCGCTATGCGCACCGGCAGCCGCAGCGCAGCCTCGCTCTACGCCAGCTCGCGCAGCTATCAGGCAGGCGCTGGCCCGGACTTCCGTCTGGAGATGGAAGGCCTGCAGTTCAGCGATATTCCGCTGCTCTCGGGCCGTAATCCGGCGCTGATGCAGCGCGCGGCGCAGTCGTTCAATAACGACTACTCGCTGGTTCGCCTCTATGCGATGGGCATCGACGCCTGGACGCTGGCGAACAGTTTCAACCAGATGCGCCAGACGCCGGGCTTCACCATCGACGGCAATACCGGCAAGCTGAGCGCGAATCAGGATTGCGTGATCAACAGGACGTTGTCATGGAGCCAGTATCGTCAGGGCGAGATCGTTCCCGCCTCCTGA
- a CDS encoding DgaE family pyridoxal phosphate-dependent ammonia lyase translates to MSSIYEKYGLKPVINASGRMTILGVSTPSAEVVDAVQSGLSHYFEMKDLVNKTGAYIAQLLKVENAVVVSCASAGIAQCVAAVIVKENDWLLDNLHAAPLEVPHHIVVPKGHNVNYGAPVGSMVALGGGRLVEAGYSNECSPEQLAAAITPQTAAILYVKSHHCVQKSHLSVEQAAVVARKHGVPLIVDAAAEEDLQCYYQYGADLVIYSGAKAIEGPTSGLVIGRAQPVEWVKRQSNGIGRAMKVGKEGILGLTQAIENYLHQEKTSGAQMVEKMTPFINNLNQLQGVSARVVWDAAGRDIARAEIKFDEAAIGQRTGDIVQALKNGETAIYFRGYKANEGIIEADVRSVSAAQLHTIFTSIQTLLNRGTTA, encoded by the coding sequence ATGTCTTCGATCTATGAAAAATATGGCCTGAAGCCGGTTATTAATGCCTCTGGCCGCATGACGATCCTCGGCGTCTCTACGCCATCGGCAGAGGTGGTCGACGCCGTGCAGAGCGGCCTCAGCCACTATTTTGAAATGAAAGATCTGGTCAACAAGACCGGCGCGTATATCGCGCAGCTGCTGAAGGTGGAAAACGCGGTGGTGGTCTCCTGCGCCTCGGCGGGCATCGCCCAGTGCGTGGCGGCGGTGATCGTTAAAGAGAATGACTGGCTGCTGGATAATCTGCACGCCGCGCCGCTTGAGGTGCCGCACCACATCGTGGTACCGAAAGGCCACAACGTTAACTACGGCGCGCCGGTGGGCAGCATGGTGGCGCTGGGGGGCGGGCGTCTGGTGGAGGCGGGCTACAGCAACGAGTGTTCGCCCGAGCAGCTGGCGGCGGCGATTACGCCGCAGACCGCCGCTATCCTCTACGTGAAATCCCATCACTGCGTGCAGAAAAGCCACCTCAGCGTCGAGCAGGCGGCGGTTGTGGCGCGCAAACACGGCGTGCCGCTGATCGTCGACGCGGCCGCCGAAGAGGATTTGCAGTGCTACTACCAGTACGGCGCCGATCTGGTGATCTACAGCGGCGCGAAGGCGATTGAGGGGCCGACCAGCGGGCTGGTGATCGGCAGAGCGCAGCCCGTGGAGTGGGTGAAGCGACAGAGCAACGGCATCGGCCGGGCGATGAAGGTAGGCAAAGAGGGCATTCTCGGCCTGACTCAGGCGATTGAAAACTATCTGCACCAGGAAAAAACCAGCGGCGCACAGATGGTGGAGAAGATGACCCCCTTTATCAACAACCTTAACCAGCTGCAGGGGGTAAGCGCCCGCGTGGTATGGGATGCGGCGGGGCGCGATATCGCCCGTGCTGAAATCAAGTTTGATGAGGCGGCCATCGGCCAGCGTACCGGCGATATCGTGCAGGCGCTGAAGAACGGCGAGACCGCTATCTATTTTCGCGGCTACAAAGCCAATGAAGGCATTATCGAGGCGGATGTGCGCAGCGTCAGCGCGGCGCAGCTGCACACTATCTTCACCTCGATTCAGACGCTGTTGAACAGAGGAACAACCGCATGA
- a CDS encoding YraN family protein encodes MEPVSSGRDRSRLLTTRRLGAEQEQRARRYLERAGLRWVASNVTYRGGELDLIMRDGACWVFVEVRYRRDARYGGALASVTRLKRQKLLRAAALWLAQRGGSFDTVDCRFDIIAITGTALEWLPNAFNADV; translated from the coding sequence ATGGAGCCAGTATCGTCAGGGCGAGATCGTTCCCGCCTCCTGACCACTCGGCGCCTCGGCGCTGAACAGGAACAGCGCGCCCGGCGCTATTTAGAGCGCGCCGGGCTGCGCTGGGTCGCCAGCAACGTGACTTATCGCGGCGGCGAGCTGGATCTCATCATGCGCGACGGCGCATGCTGGGTATTCGTAGAGGTGCGCTACCGGCGCGATGCGCGCTACGGTGGCGCGCTGGCCAGCGTGACTCGCCTCAAACGGCAAAAGCTGCTGCGCGCCGCCGCCCTCTGGCTGGCCCAGCGCGGCGGCAGTTTTGATACGGTGGATTGCCGTTTCGACATCATCGCCATTACCGGTACGGCGCTGGAGTGGCTGCCCAATGCCTTTAATGCAGACGTATAG
- the dolP gene encoding division/outer membrane stress-associated lipid-binding lipoprotein, translating into MKALNAVAILLTAMLLQGCVAVVAGGAAVATKTATDPRTVGTQVDDGTLELRVSNALAKDQQIKSDARVIATAYQGKVLLTGQAPSQDIASRAKQIAMGVDGATEVYNEIRIGQKVSLGTSSSDTWITTKIRSQLLGSDQVKSSNVKVTTENGEVFLLGLVTEEEAKAAADIASRVSGVKHVTTAFTMLK; encoded by the coding sequence ATGAAAGCATTGAACGCTGTCGCTATCCTGTTAACCGCTATGCTGTTGCAGGGCTGCGTTGCCGTCGTCGCCGGCGGCGCGGCCGTCGCCACTAAAACCGCCACCGATCCGCGCACCGTCGGCACCCAGGTTGATGACGGCACGCTGGAGCTGCGCGTCAGCAACGCGCTGGCGAAAGATCAGCAGATTAAAAGCGACGCGCGCGTTATCGCCACCGCCTATCAGGGCAAAGTGCTGCTGACCGGCCAGGCGCCGTCGCAGGATATCGCCAGCCGCGCGAAGCAGATCGCCATGGGCGTTGACGGCGCAACCGAGGTCTACAACGAGATTCGCATTGGTCAGAAGGTCAGCCTTGGCACCTCGTCGTCGGATACCTGGATCACCACCAAAATTCGCTCGCAGCTGCTGGGCAGCGATCAGGTGAAATCATCGAACGTGAAGGTGACCACCGAGAACGGCGAAGTGTTCCTGTTAGGTCTGGTGACCGAGGAAGAGGCGAAGGCGGCGGCGGATATCGCCAGCCGGGTGAGCGGCGTGAAGCACGTGACCACCGCGTTCACCATGCTGAAGTAA